In Brienomyrus brachyistius isolate T26 chromosome 14, BBRACH_0.4, whole genome shotgun sequence, the following proteins share a genomic window:
- the LOC125707638 gene encoding uncharacterized protein LOC125707638 isoform X2, translated as MSIYLSIYLSIYLSIYLSIYLSIYLSIYLSIYLSIYLSVYLSIYLSIYLSIYLSIYLSIYLFTMLSTIASQCQRQVAECSLMYLALQSPPSSKPFAGKTDPRCSPTGQCHIPKCQLHQHLHNRPGTEEASDDHEADLQGTFERNSDRERELRYQYVHRIMALEGNETPHILVFVDEAGFNLAKGCRHGRNIIGQWATVDVPGQQGGNLTMCAAISENDLVPENERGLEGPDLPQYVIVLDNVNFHLGPLIRAWFTTHPRTLMELLPPYSPFLNPTEEFFSAWRWRVYEHRAEDQRSVLHAMDAACEDIIGDQCRGWLRHSHRFFPRCIARENIPCDVD; from the exons atgtctatctatctatctatctatctatctatctatctatctatctatctatctatctatctatctatctatctatctatctatctatctatctatctatctatctatctatctgtctatctatctatctatctatctatctatctatctatctatctatctatctatctatctatctatctatttaccATGTTGTCAACCATCGCCTCACAATGTCAGAGACAGGTCGCCGAGTGCAGCCTAATGTATCTCGCTCTACAGTCTCCCCCATCATCCAAACCTTTTGCAGGGAAAACAG ATCCGCGATGCAGTCCTACAGGACAGTGCCATATTCCAAAATGTCAACTCCATCAGCATCTCCACAATAGACCGGGTACTGAAGAAGCATCAGATGACCATGAAGCAGATTTACAGGGTACATTTGAGAGGAActctgacagagagagagagctgcggTACCAGTATGTGCAT AGAATAATGGCATTAGAAGGGAATGAAACACCTCACATCCTGGTGTTTGTCGATGAGGCTGGTTTCAACCTGGCCAAGGGCTGCAGACATGGCCGTAACATCATTGGCCAGTGGGCCACGGTGGATGTCCCAGGCCAGCAAGGGGGCAATTTaacaatgtgtgctgccatatCTGAGAATG ATCTGGTCCCAGAAAACGAGAGAGGTCTCGAAGGGCCTGACCTTCCACAGTATGTGATCGTGTTGGACAATGTGAATTTCCACCTTGGCCCGCTCATCAGGGCCTGGTTCACTACCCATCCAAGGACGCTCATGGAGCTACTACCACCATACTCTCCTTTCCTCAATCCGACTGAGGAGTTTTTTTCCGCTTGGAGGTGGAGAGTGTATGAACATCGGGCTGAAGACCAGAGGTCCGTGCTCCATGCAATGGATGCTGCGTGCGAGGACATCATAGGGGATCAGTGTAGGGGATGGTTGAGACATTCACACCGTTTCTTCCCTCGCTGCATCGCAAGGGAAAATATCCCCTGCGATGTGGACTAA
- the LOC125707638 gene encoding uncharacterized protein LOC125707638 isoform X1: MSVCVGFIKVTWIWSPKSYILNTTAVMCNVYLSIYLSIYLSIYLSIYLSIYLSIYLSIYLSIYLSICLSIYLSIYLSIYLSIYLSIYLSIYHVVNHRLTMSETGRRVQPNVSRSTVSPIIQTFCRENSPTGQCHIPKCQLHQHLHNRPGTEEASDDHEADLQGTFERNSDRERELRYQYVHRIMALEGNETPHILVFVDEAGFNLAKGCRHGRNIIGQWATVDVPGQQGGNLTMCAAISENDLVPENERGLEGPDLPQYVIVLDNVNFHLGPLIRAWFTTHPRTLMELLPPYSPFLNPTEEFFSAWRWRVYEHRAEDQRSVLHAMDAACEDIIGDQCRGWLRHSHRFFPRCIARENIPCDVD; encoded by the exons ATGTCAGTATGTGTTGGGTTCATTAAAGTCACCTGGATTTGGTCTCCCAAAAGTTACATACTTAATACTACTGCTGTCATGTGcaatgtctatctatctatctatctatctatctatctatctatctatctatctatctatctatctatctatctatctatctatctatctatctatctatctatctatctatctatctgtctatctatctatctatctatctatctatctatctatctatctatctatctatctatctatctatctatttaccATGTTGTCAACCATCGCCTCACAATGTCAGAGACAGGTCGCCGAGTGCAGCCTAATGTATCTCGCTCTACAGTCTCCCCCATCATCCAAACCTTTTGCAGGGAAAACAG TCCTACAGGACAGTGCCATATTCCAAAATGTCAACTCCATCAGCATCTCCACAATAGACCGGGTACTGAAGAAGCATCAGATGACCATGAAGCAGATTTACAGGGTACATTTGAGAGGAActctgacagagagagagagctgcggTACCAGTATGTGCAT AGAATAATGGCATTAGAAGGGAATGAAACACCTCACATCCTGGTGTTTGTCGATGAGGCTGGTTTCAACCTGGCCAAGGGCTGCAGACATGGCCGTAACATCATTGGCCAGTGGGCCACGGTGGATGTCCCAGGCCAGCAAGGGGGCAATTTaacaatgtgtgctgccatatCTGAGAATG ATCTGGTCCCAGAAAACGAGAGAGGTCTCGAAGGGCCTGACCTTCCACAGTATGTGATCGTGTTGGACAATGTGAATTTCCACCTTGGCCCGCTCATCAGGGCCTGGTTCACTACCCATCCAAGGACGCTCATGGAGCTACTACCACCATACTCTCCTTTCCTCAATCCGACTGAGGAGTTTTTTTCCGCTTGGAGGTGGAGAGTGTATGAACATCGGGCTGAAGACCAGAGGTCCGTGCTCCATGCAATGGATGCTGCGTGCGAGGACATCATAGGGGATCAGTGTAGGGGATGGTTGAGACATTCACACCGTTTCTTCCCTCGCTGCATCGCAAGGGAAAATATCCCCTGCGATGTGGACTAA